CAGTCGTCAGGGCGTATGCAGGGGCGTGAGAAGGTGCGGCGCGCGGTTCGTCGGCCCCCCGCGGAGGGGCTCTGGTGCTCAGACGGCAGGACAGATGGCGCTGGCGAGGCGGCACAGGTCGACGTGCAGCCGCGCCACGAGCAGCAGCCTGCCGGGCGTCTCGATGCTCACGTCGTGGGAAACCATGCGGCCATGTTAACGATTCCCGGTCCCGGGTTTGGAGTGTGATCCCGCATCGTGGACGCCGACCGCTCACATGATGGTCAGTAGGCCTCGACGACCTGCACTTCTTCCTCGGTGATCACGCCGTCGACGATCCGGTACGAGCGGAACTGGAACGCTCCGAGGCCGTCCTCGTCCGCCGTCGAGACGAGGACGTAGTGCGCGCCGGGCTCGTTCGCGTACGTGATGTCGGTGCGCGAGGGGTAGGCCTCGGTGGCGGTGTGCGAGTGGTAGACGATCACCGGCTCCTCGTCCCGGTCGTCCAGCTCGCGGTAGAGCTTCAGCAGATCCTTCGAGTCGAACTCGTAGAACGTGGGCGAGCGGGCCGCGTTGAGCATCGGGATGAACCGCTCGGGGCGGCCGGTGCCGGCCGGGCCCGCCACGACGCCGCACGCCTCGTCGGGGTGGTCCCGGCGGGCGTGCTCGACGATCTGGTCGTACAGGGCCTGGGTGAGGGTCAGCATGAGCGACAGGATAAGCAGACGGGCCCTTGCGTACCGAGGAGTGGTACGCAAGGGCCCACATGGTGGACACAAGGGCCACGGGAGCGCGGTTCCCGGCCGTGGCGGGCGGCCGGGACCCACGGTCTTCGGGTGCTACGAAGCCTTGGTGAAGGCCGCGCCGCGCGGGTCGCGGGACTTCATCACCAGGTACGAGACGCCCAGGATCAGACCCCACAGCGGGGCGCAGTACAGCGAGACGCGGGAGTCCTTGTCGGCGCCCATCATCACGATGACCATGCCGATGAAGAGCAGCGCGAACCAGCTCGTGTACGGGGCGCCGGGCGCGCGGAACGCGGACTGCGGCAGCTCGCCGCGGTCGGCCTTGGCCCGGTAGCGGATCTGGCAGACCAGGATCATGATCCAGGCCCACATGCCGGAGATGGTGGCGAAGGAGACGACGTAGTCGAAGGCCTTGCCCGGGGCGACGTAGTTGATCCAGACGCCGACCAGCATCAGCCCGGCGGAGACGGTGGTGCCGATGAGCGGGGTGCCGCTCTTGGTGAGCTTGGTGAAGACCTTCGGGCCCTGGCCGTTGAGCGCGAGGTCGCGCAGCATGCGGCCGGTGGAGTACATGCCCGAGTTGCAGGAGGACAGGGCCGCGGTCAGCACCACGAAGTTGACGATCGCGGCGCCGATGCCGAGGCCCATGCGCTCGAAGGCGGCGACGAAGGGCGAGACGCCCGGCTGGAAGTGCGTCCACGGGACGACCGACAGGATCATGATCAGTGCGCCGACGTAGAAGACGGCGATGCGCCACGGCACGGTGTTGATGGCCTTGGGCAGGGTCTTCTCGGGGTCCTTGGACTCGCCGGCGGTGACGCCGACCAGCTCGACCGCGAGGAAGGCGAACATGACGATCTGCAGGGTCATCAGCGTGCCGCCGATGCCCTTGGGGAAGAAGCCGCCGTCGTTCCACAGGTTGGTGACGGTGGCGGTGTCGGCCGCGTCGGAGAAGCCGATGGTGAGGATGCCCGCGCAGATCAGGATCATGCCGACGATGGCGGTGACCTTGACCATGGAGAACCAGAACTCCAGCTCACCGAAGAGCTTCACGGAGATCAGGTTGGCGGCGTAGAGGATGACGGTGAAGATCAGCGCGTAGGCCCACTGCGGGAAGCTGTCGTGGGTCCAGTACGACATGTACTGCGCGGCGGCCGTGACCTCGGTGATGCCGGTGACCACCCAGAACAGCCAGTACGTCCAGCCGGTGACGTATCCCCAGAACGGGCCCAGGAACTCGCGGGCGTAGTCCGAGAAGGAGCCGGAGACGGGGCGGTACATGAGCAGCTCGCCCAGGGCCCGCATGATGAAGAAGATGACCAGGCCCGCGATCGCGTACGCCAGGATGAGGCTGGGGCCGGCCTTGGAGATCGCCTTGCCGGCGCCCAGGAACAGGCCGGTGCCGATGGCTCCGCCGATCGCGATCATCTGGATCTGCCGGGCGCCGAGCGTGCGGTGGTATCCCTCGCCGCCCTCGCCCTGAGTGCCCTCGCCGGGCGTCTTGCCGTGCTGCTCGACCTGCACAGAGGTCATGTCTGGTGCGCCTTTCTCCACGCCGACCCGCGCCTTGACTGGCTGCGGATCGGGTCCTCGATCCCCCCGGATACGGATGGAGTTGCACGCCGGCGGTCCGCCGGTCCAAGCGAGCCGGGGGACATGGGTGGCGTCCCTTCGGCAGTCGTGAAGATCTATCACGTGCTTACGGCTGCCCGAGGGGGAGAAATGTGGCGCAGGGCATCAAAAATTCAGGACAAAGGCGAGTGAATGGATCAGATCACCGCATCGCGGTGATCTGATCGTTATCCGGATTTGAGCGTCCGCTGAGCGAACGTCGTACCCACTTGAGGATCTTCAGAGGATCTTCGGCGGGCCACAGCGGGCCACGGGGTCACGGCGCTCGGGTCACAGCGTCTCGATGAGCGTCTCCTGCAGCCCGCCCAGCCAGAGGTACGCCATCACCATCGGCTTGCGCGGGTCGTCGTCCGGCAGCCGGAACAGCGCCGCGCTCTCGTCGTCCTCGGTGATGTCGAGACGGGCCGCGAGGGTCAGGCGCAGGTCGTTGAGCGCGCCGAGCCAGCGCAGCGGCAGCTCCCCGGTCAGCTCCAGCACCGCCGCCCCGTCACCGGCCGGGGTGAGCCCGTCCAGGCTGCGCACGACGGCCAGCGCGTCCTCCCGCTTGCGGGTGCGCAGGTCGTTCTCGGTGAAGCGGCGGAACTCCGCCGAGTGGGCGCGCAGCTCCTCCGGGTCCTCCTTGGGCCCCGGCCCGTCCGGGCCTCCGTAGGCGTCGGGGAAGAGCCGGGCCAGCGCGGGGTCGGTCGGGGGCTCGGAGGGACCCTCGGCGAACAGCGCGGCGAGCGGGTCGGCGTCCTCGGCGGGCTCCGGCTCGCCGGGGCCGATGAGTTCGAGCATCTGGACGGCCAGGGAGCGCAGGATGGAGATCTCGATCTCGTCGAGCGCGATGGCGGCGCCGCCGCCGCCCTTCAGGGGCTGGAACGTGCCGCCCATCAGTTGCGGTCCTGGGAGAGGGTCGCCCACAGGCCGTAGCCGTGCATGGCCTGCACGTCGCGCTCCATTTCCTCGCGGGTGCCGCTGGACACGACCGCCCGCCCCTTGTGGTGGACATCGAGCATCAGCTTGTGCGCCACGTCCTTCGAATAGCCGAAGTACGCCTGGAACACGTACGCCACGTAGCTCATGAGGTTGACCGGGTCGTTGTGCACCAGGGTCACCCAGGGGACGTCGGGTTCGGGTACCGCGAAGGTCTCTTCGGCCGATTCGGTGCGTTCGATCTCTACAGGAGCAACACTCACTTGTCCCATGCTGCCACCGCGAAGGGCCCGTCGCACAAACGGGTCCTAGATCTCGTCACTTTGACGAGATGTGCGCTAGCATCCGTGACATGAACCCTGCGGACCTGGGCCTGCCGGTGGACGTGCCGTCGACAGCGCTCTTCACGGACCATTACGAGCTCACGATGCTGCAGGCCGCCCTGGCCAACGGCACCGCCGACCGCCGCTCGGTCTTCGAGGTCTTCACCCGGCGGCTGCCCGAGGGGCGCCGTTACGGGGTGGTCGCGGGAACCGGGCGGGTGCTGGACGCGGTGGAGAACTTCCGCTTCGACGGCGCGGTGCTGGAGTTCCTGCGCGAGCGGGCCGTCATCGACATGCGGACCCTGGACTGGCTGGCCTCGTACCGCTTCTCCGGCGACATCTGGGGCTACCCGGAGGGGGAGGTCTACTTCCCCGGGTCGCCGATCCTGCGGGTCGAGGGCAGCTTCGCGGAGTGCGTGCTGCTGGAGACCGTGATCCTTTCGATCCTGAACCACGACTCGGCGATCGCCGCGGCCGCTTCCCGGATGTCCTCGGCGGCGGGCGACCGCCCGCTGATCGAGATGGGCGCGCGGCGCACGCACGAACTGGCGGCGGTGGCCGCGTCGCGGGCCGCGTACGTGGGCGGCTTCGCCTCGACCTCGGACCTGGCGGCCGGCTTCCGGTACGGGATCCCGACGGTCGGCACGAGCGCGCACGCCTTCACCCTGGTGCACGACAGCGAGCGGGACGCCTTCACCGCGCAGGTGGCCTCGCTGGGACGGGGCACCACCCTTCTGGTGGACACCTACGACGTGGCCGAGGCCGTCCGCACCGCCGTCGAGGTGGCCGGCACCGACCTCGGCGCGGTCCGGATCGACTCCGGCGACCTGCTGCTGGTCGCCCACCGGGTGCGGCAGCAGCTGGACGAGCTGGGGGCGACGGCGACGAAGATCGTGGTCACCTCGGACCTGGACGAGTACGCCATCGCCTCGCTGGCGGCGGCGCCCGTGGACGCGTACGGCGTGGGCACGCAGCTCGTGACGGGCAGCGGGCACCCGACGTGCTCGATGGTCTACAAGCTGGTGGCGCGGGCCGTCTCCGCGGACCCCAAGGCGACGCTGGCTCCGGTGGCGAAGAAGTCCACGGGCGGCAAGACCTCCATCGGCGGCCGCAAGTGGGCGGCTCGGCGCAGGGACGCGGAGGGCGTCGCCGAGGCGGAGGTCGTCGGGACCGGGCCGGTCCCCTCGGCCCTGGCCGACCACCAGCTGCTGACCCAGCTGGTCAAGGCCGGCGAGGTGGTCGCCCGCGAGCCGCTGGAGGCCGCGCGCGAACGCCACTGCGCCGCCCGCGCCGGGCTGCCGCTGTCCGCGACGCAGCTCTCGCGCGGCGAGGCCGTGCTCCCCACGGAGTACGTGTAGCCGCAGCTCCGCAGCCCGGGCGCCGCCCCGGACCCCGCTCCTCGCACGCCGGAGGGGCTGGAAATCCGGCCTCGCCGGCGTTGGGGGCGCGGGCGCGGAGCGCCGCAGGGGGTCTGGGGCGGAGCCCCAGTTTCGGGAAGGGGCGGGGTGGGGGAAGAGCCTCCCGCAGGGCCCGCCGCAGCACACCGTCAAGCCGAAGGGCACGCGAAATGCACCGCGCACTGATCGTCGTCGACGTACAGAACGACTTCTGCGAAGGCGGCAGCCTCGCGGTCACCGGCGGAGCCGACGTCGCCGCCGCCGTCACCGAGTACATCGGCCAGGCCACGCCCGCGTACCGGCACGTCGTCGCCACCCGGGACCACCACATCGATCCCGGTGCCCACTTCGCGCACCCCCCGGCGGAGCCGGACTTCGAGACCTCCTGGCCCGTCCACTGCGTCGCCGGGACCGAGGGCGTGGGCTTCCACCCGAACTTCGCCCCCGCCGTGGCCTCGGGCGCCGTCGCCGCCGTCTTCGACAAGGGCGCGTACGAGGCCGCGTACAGCGGCTTCGAGGGCGCCGACGAGAACGGGGCGACGCTCGGCCAGTGGCTGCGGGACCGGCAGGTCACCGAGGTGGACGTGGTCGGGATCGCCACCGATCACTGTGTCAGGGCCACCGCCCTCGACGCCGCCCGCGCCGGCTTCGGCACCCGGGTCCTGCTGGACCTGACGGCCGCCGTCGCCCCGCACACCGCCGCACGGGCCCTGGAGGAGCTCCGTGCGGCGGGGGTGACCCTGGTGGGCCACCAGGCGGGCCGGGGCGGCCACGAGGACGCCCAGGGCGGCTAGGACGCGGCCGGGGGCCGTCCCGGGAGCCGTCCTAGGTCCCCAGCAGGGCCCGGATGGGGTGCCAGAGCTCCTGCGCGCGGTCGGGCGCCCCGCGCCACAGCAGGCCGTCCGGGTGGTGCAGGACGGCCGTGACCTCGTCCGGCGTCGGCGGGTGCGCGTTGCCCCGCAGGTACACCGCACGCATCCCGAGGTTCCGCAGCCTGGTCAGGGCGCGGGCCCGGTTCGCGGCGTGCACCAGAACGCGGACACTTCCGCCCTCTCCGCACGGCCTCGGCAGCGTGAGCGCTACGACCACGCTGCCGCCTGGCAATCTGACGAAACCTCCATCGGGCATGGCTGTCATCTCCCCCGTCAATAAGAAACTCGTACCGGGCATCTAAACGCGATCGGCCGCCGCCCGCTAGAGGGCGACGGCCGATCACGCTTTGACCTGCGGTTTTACCGAATTACTTCGAGGAGGGGCCAACCTCGACGGTCATGACCTCACCGTCGTAGGTCTCCTTCAGGATCTTGATCTTGGTGTTGGTGTCAGTGACCTTCACCGATCCGGTCGGGTTCTCGTCGTAGTAGTACGTGCCCTTGCGGTCGTCGAAGACCAGCTTGGCCGGCTTCGGCTTCAGGAACAGCGACTCGCCGTTCTTGTGCAGGGTGAACGCATCCGTCGAGTACGCGCTGAAGGCGGCGTCGTACGGCTGGATCTTGTTCCGCAGCAGGGTGCCGTCGGCCCACTTCATGGGCTTGGCGTTGGCGTCGATCGGAAGGATCAGACCCTGGCCCGGGTGCTGGCTGGTGTTGTTGTCCTTCTGGCTGGTGTCCCACTGCCAGATGAGCAGGCCGTCCTGGTACGGGTAGTGCTCGACCCAGTCGGGCTTGGTGTTGCCGAAGCCGAAGTTGTACGGGCCGACCTTGAGGGTCTGGTCGTACGAGACGTAACGGCGGTTCTCGGCCAGGTAGTACTGCGCGTACTCCTTGCTGAAGCTGGCGCCGATGCGGGAGAAGCCCTTGCCCGTCCAGCCGTTGTCGCCGTTCTCGGCGCCGTCGGTGAACAGCGCGGAGCCGTCCGCGGTGAGGGTCACGGCGTCGGCGGTGAAGCCCTTGCCGCCCGCGCCTCCGTCCGTCTGGTAACGGAAGCGGAGGTCGACCTTCTTGCCCGCGTAGGCGTCGAGCGGGAAGTTCAGCGACTTCCAGGCACCCGAGACACCGGTGAGCGACGGGCTGCCGGAGGCGTCGGCCGGGAGGGCCGTGCCGTCGGCGGTGCCGGCGAGGGCGGTCCAGGTGGCGCCGCCGTCCGTGGACACCTCGGTGTAGAGGTAGTCGTAGTCGGCCTCGATGTCCCACCAGCCCTTGAGGGACAGCGCGGCGGACGTCTTGCCCGTCAGGTCCACCGACCGGGTGAGGGTGTTCTTGAGGTCGTCACCCATGCCGCTCCACCACTGGGCGGAACCCTCGGCGGGCGCGACGACCTCGGTCTTGACCTGCTTCTTCGGCAGCTCGACGACCAGGGCCTGCTTGTCCTTGGTGTTGAACTCCGAAACGCCCAGCTTGTGGGTGGACTTCGTCGCGGCCTTCGCCGTGTCGTAGTTCAGCCAGCCCAGCTGGAGCTTGTCCCAGGCGGTCATGTCGCCCGGGAGGTCGCCGATGGAGTCCTTGCCGGTGCCGAGCCAGGAGCCGGCCGACATCAGGGACCAGAAGCCGACCGAGTTCTCGCCGCCACCGGAGGTGTCGTAGAGGTCGGGCAGGCCGAGGTCGTGGCCGTACTCGTGCGCGAAGACGCCGAGGCCGCCGTTCTCGGGCTGCATCGTGTAGTCGCCGACCCAGATGCCGGAGTCGCCGATCTGGGTGCCGCCGGCCTTGTTGTTGTCCGGGCCGGTCTTGCCCGCCGCGGTGCCGTAGGCGTACCAGCGGTGCGCCCACAGCGCGGTCGTGCCCTGCACGCCGCCGCCGGCCGACTCGTCCTCGCCCGCGTGGACGATCTGGAAGTGGTCGATGTAGCCGTCGGGCTCGTTGAAGTTGCCGTCGCCGTCGAAGTCGTAGCGGTCCCAGAGGTCGTACTGGGCCAGTTTCGCCTTGATCTCGGCGTCGGTCTTCCCGGCCTTCTTCTGGGCCTCCACCCACGCGGTGACGCCGTCCTTGACGGTGTCCCACACGTTGGAGCAGTTGGTCTGGCCGCAGTAGTTGGAGCCGTAACGGCCCTCGTTGTACGGGACCTTGACCCAGTCGGCGACCTCGCCCTCGACCGAGTAGCGGCCCGAGGAGGTCTTCTCGTAGTAGGTCTTCAGCGAGTCCCTGCCCTGACCCGACGCGAAGTACAGGTCCTGGAAGTACTCGCGGCTGAAGTCCTTGCGCCAGGCCGTGCTGTTGTCCTTCGCACGGTCCGGCTGGGCGATCGTGTTGTGCAGCGGACCGGGGGTGCCGCCGTACTTCGGAACCGCCGGCTGCGGGCCGGGGCCGTCCGGGTCGAACATGGTCGTGTTGTCGACCTGGTCGCCGAACTCGACGAGGATCGTGAAGATCTTGTCGGTCTTCTCGCGGCCGAGCTCGACGTACTTCTTGTCGTCGAGCTTGACGACCTTGGAGGCGCCGCGCTGCTCGACGCCCTTCTTGCCCTGGAGCACCTGGTCCAGGGCGGCCTTGCGCTGCTGGGCCTGCTGCTCGCTGAACGGGCCCTTCAGGTCGTGCTCGACGACCTTGGCAGGAGCGGTCGGGTCCTGCCGGTCGGCCGCAGGAGCCGGGGCCTTGCCCTCGGCCTGGGCCGCGGTGACGGTGAAGAAGGTGGCGCTTGTCGCACAAGCAGCCATGGTCACGGTGACGGCGGCAGCGCGTATCGCACGCCGTCTGGCGGAATTGCTGGTCACTTGATGTCGTTCCCCTCCCGCGGCCGCGACGTAGGTCGGAACTTCTCCATAGGAGCGGGGGGTTCCGCGCGGCGCGCGTCTCAAGTGACGACATTTGACCGGAGAGAAGCAAGAAAAGACAGACCTTGACTTGCCCCTTACAACTGCACTATGCGGTCAGGGAGTTCCGGTATCCGGACGTTCCGCTGCCATACGGGGCGAAGGGCGCTTCCCGACCCCGCCGAAGGTCCGTCCCGTCCCCATTTCCCCCTCTGCCGCGGCGCGGAAAATGATCCCGTGCGCCCCCCGTGCTCCGGCACCGTGTGTTAGGTCACGCTTACCGGCGGTTCCTCTCGGGCATCTCCCGTCATAGAGTCACTTGACGCGCGACCTAGTTGAGCCGACTCCCCCTCCCCTCCCGAGGACGGATATCGCCATGCCGCGTCCGACTGTCGCACAGCTCGCCTACGGGTCCGCCACGGTCATCGTGTCGACGATCGCCATGCTGCTGCTCTCGCAGACGAGCACCGGGCTCGGGGTCGCGGTCATCTCCGCAGCCGCGCTCGCCCTGGGTCTGCTCGTCGCCCTCACCGTGCCCGTGCCGCGCCGCCGCGGCCGCCACGCGGCCGGTACGAGGGCCTCCGCGGCCCCCGCGCCCGCCGCGGAGCCCGCCTCCCACGAGGGTGCGACGCCGGCCGCCCGGGTGCCCGACCCCCGGACCGCCGAGGCCGAACACCCCGTCCACCACTGAGCGACGCGGTGCGGGCGGCCTCCCCGGAGGGAGACCGCCCGCTGTGTGCTGCGCCGCTGCTCCGGTGCTCTGGTGCCGCGCTGCGTACGCGTCAGGTCGACTGGACGACGACGGTCTTGGCCGCCTTGTCGTGCAGGCCCTGCTGGTAGGGCTTGTCGACCAGGATCGAGATGAACACGACGATCCACCAGAGGCCGCCGCAGCAAGGGACGAGACACGGCAGCCACAGGGCGCACGCCCGGCCGAGGGAACTCTTGGACGGGGGCACTCTGCCGTCGTTGAGCATGGCGACGCGCAGACCCATCGCCTTCTTGCCGAGGGTCCTGCCGCTCTTGGCGTTGAAGTACCAGTCGTACGCGATGTAGGCGACGATCGCGATCAACAACCACAGAAAGAAGGCGCCGTTGTACCAGCCGGCGGCCGCGTCGGGCACGTCCTCCCCCGCATCGGCGTCGCCCATGTCCCAGTTGACGCTGAACCCCACCAGGAGGAACCAGACGAGCCAGACCGGGATGCCTACGACGAGCCAGTCGATGATGCGCGCGACGATCCGCTTGCCGGTGTCCGCGAGCGGCGGCATGCCTGCGAGCGGGTCGGGCATGCCGGAGCCGCCGCCGTAGGGGTCACCGCCGCCGTACGGGGGAGGCGGGGGCGGGTATCCGCCGGCGCCCGGGCCTCCCGGGGGCGGCGGGGCTCCGCCGCTTCCGGGGGGCGGCGCCCCGTACGGCGAACCGCCCGGCGGAGGCGTCGGTTCCTGGGGCTTCTTGCGGAACGGGTCCTCCTCGGGCGGCTCGCCCGGCGGCGGCTGGTCGGTACTCATGGCCCGAGTCGAACCCGGCTCCGTCACCCCCGCAACGGGACGGCGTCCGTTCGGGGGAGACGTCCGGTCGGCTGCGCCGGTTGCCTCCGGCGGGTCGGCAGGGGGCCGGTCGTGCCGGGCTAGCGGGCCACGTAGGTCCTCGCCGCCTTGTCGTGCCAGGCCTGGCGGCGCGGGCGGTCCACGAGGCACCAGAGGCTGCCCAGGACGCCGAGGAAGGCGTAGACGAGCCAGCGGAGCAGGGCCGCGCCGAAGCCGGGCGGGCGCAGGGTGGCGGTGGACAGCACGCGCACGCCGAGCAGCTTCTTGCCCGGGGTGCGGCCCCAGAGGGCCGTGGGGAGCGCCTCGTACAGCACTCCGAAGAGGAGGACCGCGCCGAGGACCACGCCCAGGTGGCCGGCGATGGTCGTGTCGAACAGCCAGACGGTGGTGGTGCGTCCGCTGGTGCGGGCGGCGTCGACCTTGGCCTGCACGTGGGCGGTGGCCTCGGGGAGGAGGGGCCGGGCGACGGCCGCGGCGACGGCGGCGAGGACGAGGGAGTCCAGCGCGCGGGCCACGGCTCTGCGCACCAGCCCGGCGGGGCGCACCGCCCGTTCGGCCATGCGCTCGAACACCTCACGGTGCGTACGGGTGCCTGCCGGGCGGGAGGCGGAGCTCCCCGGGCGGTCGCCCTCGGACCCGCTCGGCTCCCAGCCCTTGGACCGGGGCTCCGCCGGGGCCGGCGCCGCGGCGCCGGGCACCTTCGGGCGGACTCCCGCGGGCCGGGGCGCCCACACCTCGGGCCGGGGTGCCTCGGCGGCCTGCGCCGTGCCGGGGCGGGGGGCGGCGGGGAGCTCGGCCTCCGGGTGCGGATCGGCCGGGGCGGCGGGCCGGGAGGGGGCGGGGGCGGGGGCGGGGGCGGGGGCGGCGGCCCGGGAGGCGGCGGGGGCCGGGGCGGCGGGCCGGGAGGGGGCGGCTGCCCCGGGCCAGGAGGAGGTGACTCCGGACTCTCCGGCTCCGGGTGCGTCGGGCCATGCCGGGGCGACGGGGGCGGGGGCGACCGGGGCCGGGGCAGCAGCGGCCGGGGCGGGAGCCTGCGCGGCCGGGGAGCGCGCCGACAGGATTCCCGTGGAGGCCTGCGCGGGAAGCCGTGCGGGCGCCGCCGCGGCGGCCGCCGTACGGGCCAGGGAGATCCCCGTCGGCCGGGCGGCGGCCTGGCCGGCCCCCCGCTCGGGCTCGGGCTTGGGCTTGGGCTCGGGCTCGGGCTCGGGCTTGGGCTCGGGCTCGGGCTCGGGCTCGGGCTCGGGCTCGGGCTCGGGCTCGGGCTCGGGCGGGCTGCCCCACGAGACCCGGTGGTCGCGGGGCCCGCCGAAGCCGGCCTGGTGCAGGGGGTCGGCCTGCCACACCGCGGGTTCGGGCTCGGCGACGGCTTCCGGCCCGCGTTCCGGTTCGCGTTCCCGTTCCGGTTCGCGTTCCCGTTCGCGCGCGCGTTCCGTTTCGGGCTCCGGCAGCGCCTCGGTCACGGAGGTCTCGTCCAGGAACACCGGCCCCGTCTCCTGGGCGGGGGCGGGGCGGCTCGTGCCCGGCACCCAGGCCGCACCGTTCCAGTACCGGATGAATCCGGGGATGGACGGATCGGGGTAGTAGCCCTCGCGGGCCGCGTGCTCGCCGTCACCAGGGGAGGCCGTCATGTCCCCAACTCCGATCGTGGCTTGAGGCTTGTGCAAGGGAGGACCATAGCCAAGAACCTCGGCCCGACAGGTCCGGTAACGGGAGAATCCAAGCCATTGAGCGAACGTCGCCCCAACGCTTTTCGGTCAGCCGAATGAATTCAGCCAATCTCCGGTTCGTTGCAGGAACTCGCGTCATACCCGGGCACATCGGCGCTCTCTCGGGGTGTGGGGCGCCATCAGGCCCCGGCACCGAACCGAAGTGAGGCCGTCATGCACCACCCCGTCATCGAGCGCGAGCTGGAACTGAAGCTGGTCCTGTCCCCCGAGCGCAGCATCCCCGTCCCGGCCCGGCTCCTCTACCTCACGGACGACCCGTACGCCGTCCACATCACCTTCCACACCGGCTCCAGCACCCCCGTCAACTGGACCTTCGCCCGCGAGCTGCTCGTCGAGGGGGTCTTCCGCCCGTGCGGCCACGGCGACGTCCGGAT
Above is a genomic segment from Streptomyces sp. NBC_01233 containing:
- a CDS encoding RDD family protein, whose protein sequence is MTASPGDGEHAAREGYYPDPSIPGFIRYWNGAAWVPGTSRPAPAQETGPVFLDETSVTEALPEPETERAREREREPEREREPERGPEAVAEPEPAVWQADPLHQAGFGGPRDHRVSWGSPPEPEPEPEPEPEPEPEPEPKPEPEPEPKPKPEPERGAGQAAARPTGISLARTAAAAAAPARLPAQASTGILSARSPAAQAPAPAAAAPAPVAPAPVAPAWPDAPGAGESGVTSSWPGAAAPSRPAAPAPAASRAAAPAPAPAPAPSRPAAPADPHPEAELPAAPRPGTAQAAEAPRPEVWAPRPAGVRPKVPGAAAPAPAEPRSKGWEPSGSEGDRPGSSASRPAGTRTHREVFERMAERAVRPAGLVRRAVARALDSLVLAAVAAAVARPLLPEATAHVQAKVDAARTSGRTTTVWLFDTTIAGHLGVVLGAVLLFGVLYEALPTALWGRTPGKKLLGVRVLSTATLRPPGFGAALLRWLVYAFLGVLGSLWCLVDRPRRQAWHDKAARTYVAR